The nucleotide window CTAGTTAAGTCTATGTTGGGATTTTATTTCATGTTTCCTCAACTCGTTAAGTTCTAGTACATCAGTTTTTATTATGTTCTGGATTTTTATTGTATGTTTATTATGATGTAGTATGTGTTGCTGAAACAGAATAAAAAGAGTTATTAGTAGGTTCACCTTTTCCATACCAATACCTTTCTTCAGTAGTGTATTTGTTTCCATGTTATAAGTTACTTATTTTCTCACTTCCCAAACGCGTGATGTTACTTATGTTCAAATCTGAAACTGTTTCATTACCGCAACTACAAACTTTGTCAGACAAGTGACGTGGGGGGGGCGGGGGGTTGGGGGTGAATTGCCACACTCTTGCTGTTACATACGTTCAGGTTAGCGCAGCTACTAACTTCACTAGAAAAGTGATGTGTGGAGGTGAATTCCAGTTTATAGATAATATAACGTACTGTATTTCTCAACTGTACCAAAATAAATCCACTTCGTACTTACCATGATGCATGATATCTGTTCTCCTATTTGGCTATGCTAATGTTCTGAGTGATTTTTTCAGGTTACACTTTGTTTCTTGCTCTAGTCATTGACCGACTCCACCAATATATCAGAGAACTACGTGGGCTAAAGAAGAATGTTGAGGCTGTATCGAAGCAGAACAAaacattagaggaaggaaaacaTGGAAGATCTCAGGAGATAGCGAAATACCAGGAAGAGGTTGCCACTCTGAACGAGGAGATGAAGAAACTGAAGCTGCAAGTACAAGAGAAGACCGAGGAGGTCCATGTTGCTGAGGACAAGGCACTTGCTATTCAAAAGCAATCTGAAAGCTTGCTGCTTGAATATGACCGGCTCCTGGAGGATAACCAACATCTCCGGGAGCAGCTGCAGTCAATTGATCTCAGGCTCTCCAATCCTTCCTGAGAGAAGAATGTATTTTAGTAGAACATTATCCTATCGTGAACCTACTTCGTGCTTGAAATTGTCTGTCGCTTTTGGAACGAAGTTGAGGTTACTCTTTCCTAGGATGTTAATACCCAGATGACATGCTAATTTAGTAATGCCTCTCTTATCGGTTTTATTGTCTTGCAGAACAATATGTTGAAACATGTATGCTAGTACGCAGTTAAGTTTGTGAACCATTGTTAAAGTGGTGCACTGTTCTAATGTTTTTAGTGATGTCTATTTTTCCGCTTAGCCGTTCAGCATCATATAATCTACTCCCTTAGATCCATAGTAAGTGTCGCAGTTTTGAACTAAGGTTGAACTAACCTTAGTTCAAGACCGCAACACTTATTTTGGATGGGAGGGAGTATATGTTTAAAAATGTTTGagaatttcaaaaattgtttggATTTTATAGAAATGTTAAAATCAAAAGGCTCACAATTTTAACAAGAAagtttttttttgtgtgtgttaagagcaactccaacggggcaacctatttcgtccgctggcgtccgtttgggtcggcgcggatACAAAAGTCGGCCCAACGTGCCGATCCAAACAGACGCATGTCCGCTTGGCGTCTGCCTGCCGACCCATTTTCGGCCCATTTTTGAGCCGgatttgcgtcggcgcggacacgaGACGGACGAGCGCGGGCCTTCTCCTCCCCTCAGGCCTGTTGGTCGGTGGTAGCCTCCACCATTTTCCTCCATTCCCCCCCCAAAACCCTCCCGCTCGTGCGTGCTCCCGTCCCACCCCCCACCATGGACGATGACGTGCtcgacctcgacgccgccgccgGAGTGGAGATCATGAAGGTGGATCTCAATACCGTGTCGCCAAGGAAGAGGCCGTGGTTCGGGAAGATGCAGGCCGACATGCTCAAATTCAACGACGAGTGATCTCGTGGCGGCGAGTGCCATCTTTTTTTTTATGCCGGCAGGTGTGCTGGTATGACCACGGGGCCGCGATGGCGTGATCGAACTCAAGTCTCATCCCTTTTTTGTGTGCTGGCATGGGTGCCGGCCGCTGACGATTGCACCAGCATGAACTGtgtgatgatattttttaaagcCGGCATTGTATGCCGGCGCTGGCATGGTGCCAGCATGAGACATGGCTGCTGGCATGATTTATGGCCACGAccctttttaaaaaaaattacgTGTGGACATGAAATGAATCGGCGCGTTGGGCGCACTACTGTTTCAAATCTAAAACAGGGCGGATGCTGGGCGGATGGCCGACCcaaacaaacaaaaagcaaacaaATGCACCGTCCTTTCATGTCGGCCTGTTGGAGTTGCTGTAACCGCTAGAAACAGTACCACATTGAAAAAATCACTTGCTGCTGAAGATGCTCTTACATGTATTATGATCAGTTCCAACTAATATTCCTGCACTTAGTTCTGCATTGATTAATTTTCCCATGCGCAAGTGTGATTCAGATGCATGCAGCTCATGAAGCACACTACAGAGTACACAGCAAGGGAAGCACGATACAGTCTTTTACGTGTTTCATTCATTTATTCTAGGTATTTCAATTGGCGGCCATtctttttttgaatttttctatCTGAATTGCATTCATTTGCCTACAAGGCTTTGCAGCCCATCGCAAGATAGGATGCAAGTGAACCAAAATTATAGGAGGCACAGGGCGAAGAGATAACCATAAAATGACACACACACCAACACTACACATAGCATGGGAGAACAAAGATGGAAAACACAACGATGAGCACCGCCGGTGAAATCTAACGGCATCAACCAGCCGAGACCAAACCACGACATTGTACCGTTGACACAATTGAATGACTCCGTACATCCGAAACTGCACAACGCCGCGACACCATGTGTCGTGGAGTGCATTCGAAGGGACACAGGAGGCCAAGACGGCGCCACAACACCTCTGTGCCATCGATGTAGTCGAAGGGCATCGTCTAGCAAACCAAACCACGACACTGCACCGTCGACGCCATCGAAAGCCGCCGCATAACTGAGACTGCACAACGCCACGGCACCACCTGTGTCGAGGGTACATTCGAAAGGTTACGCGAAGCCAAGGCGACGCCATAGTATTTGTGTGCCACCAGCGTAGTCGTAAGGCACGGCCTAGCAGAGACACACCAAGGACACTCGAGCACGACACACACTACCATTGACCCAAGACCGgccacaccaccaccacca belongs to Triticum urartu cultivar G1812 chromosome 7, Tu2.1, whole genome shotgun sequence and includes:
- the LOC125521871 gene encoding B-cell receptor-associated protein 31-like, producing the protein MIQLLFVVLVAEAAVATVLLFKTPLRKLAMLGLDRLKRGRRAPVAVKTVAGVVVTLLVSTLYSMAEISARAGDPEAGGGAALSPTDQVLFSRHLLEASLMGYTLFLALVIDRLHQYIRELRGLKKNVEAVSKQNKTLEEGKHGRSQEIAKYQEEVATLNEEMKKLKLQVQEKTEEVHVAEDKALAIQKQSESLLLEYDRLLEDNQHLREQLQSIDLRLSNPS